A part of Paenibacillus sp. 481 genomic DNA contains:
- a CDS encoding ABC transporter permease — MSGFGLAMLKSVELGLIYAIMALGVYITFRILDFPDLTVDGSFTTGAAIAAICITSDVHPLIGTILAFVGGAIAGAITGLIHTKGKINALLSGILMMIALYSINLRIMGRSNIGLSSNEQTLLTPLSGGFGLLGAMLLGALAIKLALDWFLRTEIGLSLRATGNNPRMIRSFGVNTDHTIIIGVSLSNGLVALAGALVAQYQGFADIGSGFGMIVVGLASVIIGEAVFGHRTIFHATLSVLLGAVLYRVIMAVAIQMELNSVDFKLLTAVIVIMALIIPMARRSAKQRAISRQRAQDLAEQGGR; from the coding sequence ATGTCAGGCTTCGGACTAGCGATGCTCAAGTCAGTTGAGCTCGGCCTCATCTACGCCATTATGGCGCTCGGCGTTTACATTACGTTTCGAATATTGGATTTTCCGGATTTAACGGTTGACGGAAGCTTCACGACGGGAGCAGCAATTGCAGCCATTTGTATTACGTCTGATGTCCATCCTCTTATTGGTACAATCTTAGCCTTCGTAGGCGGAGCGATAGCGGGGGCAATTACCGGACTTATTCATACCAAGGGTAAAATAAACGCGCTGCTGTCAGGCATTTTAATGATGATTGCCTTGTACTCAATTAACTTGCGAATTATGGGCAGATCGAACATCGGCCTATCTTCCAATGAGCAAACGTTATTGACTCCGCTATCCGGTGGCTTTGGATTGCTCGGCGCCATGCTGCTCGGTGCGCTAGCAATCAAGCTAGCCTTAGATTGGTTTTTGCGCACCGAAATTGGCCTATCGCTGCGAGCTACGGGCAACAACCCGCGCATGATTCGTAGCTTCGGCGTCAACACCGATCATACGATTATTATCGGTGTCAGCTTGTCCAACGGTCTTGTCGCGTTGGCAGGAGCACTCGTCGCGCAATATCAAGGCTTTGCGGATATCGGGTCTGGCTTTGGGATGATCGTGGTTGGGCTCGCGTCAGTCATTATTGGCGAAGCCGTATTTGGTCACCGGACCATATTCCACGCCACACTGTCTGTACTGCTTGGCGCGGTGTTGTACCGCGTCATTATGGCGGTGGCGATTCAAATGGAGCTTAATTCGGTAGACTTCAAACTGTTGACCGCCGTTATCGTGATTATGGCGCTGATTATTCCTATGGCTAGGCGCTCGGCTAAGCAGCGCGCTATTAGTCGGCAGCGTGCGCAGGACTTGGCAGAGCAAGGAGGACGATAG
- a CDS encoding ABC transporter substrate-binding protein, with amino-acid sequence MNSKVNGTTRFNMLVMMMSLLLLFATACGTGGNQAGGNSPGSNSGESDKAGNGSAGGQAQSSKVHIGIAQIVEHPSLDEARLGFIKALKDSGYTEGENLEIDYQNAQNEQANAVMIAQKFATDDKQLVLAIGTSLAQAAAKEIKSAPVLFTAITDPLGAGLVQSLEAPGANVTGTSDLHPEAVSKLMEFVAKHVKDVKTVGILANEGEQNTVTNVNQAVTALEKLGIEVKKVPVTNTSEVKQAAESLVGKVQAIYVPSDNTVVSALNTVVAVANDNKIPLFVAEIDSVKKGGMASFGFSYFELGYKTGKMAVDILKNGKKPADIPVQYADTLDLGLNLKAAAAQGFVVTDELKAQIKPDHLFE; translated from the coding sequence ATGAACAGCAAGGTAAATGGTACGACCCGCTTTAACATGTTAGTGATGATGATGTCTTTGCTTCTTCTGTTTGCAACCGCTTGCGGAACAGGCGGAAATCAAGCAGGAGGCAATAGCCCAGGTAGTAACAGTGGGGAGAGTGATAAGGCAGGCAACGGTAGCGCTGGCGGGCAAGCTCAATCGAGCAAAGTTCATATCGGCATTGCGCAAATCGTCGAGCATCCTTCATTGGATGAAGCGCGCCTTGGATTTATTAAAGCGTTAAAGGATAGTGGATATACAGAAGGCGAGAACTTAGAAATCGATTATCAAAATGCGCAAAACGAGCAGGCGAATGCCGTCATGATCGCACAAAAGTTTGCAACAGATGACAAACAGCTCGTACTAGCGATCGGAACATCATTGGCACAAGCGGCGGCAAAAGAAATAAAGAGCGCGCCGGTCCTATTTACAGCGATAACGGACCCGCTAGGAGCAGGACTTGTGCAAAGCTTGGAGGCGCCTGGAGCTAATGTGACAGGAACATCTGATTTGCATCCCGAAGCAGTGTCAAAGCTAATGGAGTTTGTTGCGAAACATGTTAAAGATGTCAAGACGGTTGGCATTCTTGCCAATGAAGGGGAACAGAACACGGTAACGAATGTGAATCAGGCAGTAACCGCGTTGGAGAAGCTGGGCATCGAAGTGAAGAAGGTGCCTGTTACAAATACGTCTGAAGTGAAGCAAGCGGCGGAGTCGTTAGTGGGCAAGGTGCAGGCGATTTACGTGCCGTCCGACAATACGGTTGTGAGCGCCTTAAATACGGTTGTTGCTGTTGCCAACGATAACAAGATTCCACTATTTGTTGCTGAAATCGATTCGGTTAAAAAAGGTGGCATGGCCTCATTTGGGTTCAGTTACTTTGAACTAGGCTACAAAACAGGAAAGATGGCAGTCGACATTTTGAAAAATGGGAAAAAGCCAGCTGACATTCCCGTACAGTATGCCGATACGCTAGATTTAGGGTTGAACTTGAAAGCTGCAGCTGCGCAAGGATTTGTCGTGACGGATGAACTGAAAGCGCAGATTAAACCGGATCATTTGTTTGAATAA
- a CDS encoding copper amine oxidase N-terminal domain-containing protein, with protein MRTRKWFALGIAAIVMIVSGCQTIGTVDMTKVIKQQMKVQPQELAQSLSFKMNLSEKHKPENKEAAEVLRWVSDIQVTADTKAIDMFNTSVVGKWKAGGVELPFKYAVQDGEQVIWVEGAKVPFAVEAEKLTREQLEMVQELTSKFYTLAETTSDFVVKHAPMPKVATATAVSEKVAGETISLNKVHIELAGDELIGWTKGLLTSLLKDDEGLKAWLVEVGKIVAPTIKSIEDFAGEELNASDPESKWLKDEQLFAAKVHKEIKDNRDEFLKEMEKGLDEMLKDTPEAKAIFGPNTKLILDYYVDSQFKVRKMETKLHVQLPISEEIPVDSFTIQLAQEYKNVTGPVNIDKIDTKNAIRISPGDTPSPGTILRNFDSKSAVYHLLNKMDITSKSVWLPLAAGQYDEWFANEPAPFVEKGVSYVPLRKLSEELDADFKWNAANKQAVLIDDITQTRIELKVGSKQAQVGTLTKTLSKAPFVKEGTLYVPLREVAELLGAKAKVQEGYVVIERP; from the coding sequence ATGCGTACGCGGAAATGGTTTGCGTTAGGAATAGCTGCTATCGTTATGATCGTCAGTGGTTGTCAAACGATTGGCACTGTCGATATGACGAAGGTAATCAAGCAGCAAATGAAAGTTCAGCCGCAGGAGCTAGCACAGTCGCTCTCATTTAAGATGAATCTTAGTGAGAAGCACAAGCCTGAAAATAAAGAAGCTGCAGAAGTCCTAAGATGGGTAAGCGACATCCAAGTGACGGCGGATACTAAGGCTATCGATATGTTCAACACCTCGGTAGTAGGAAAATGGAAAGCAGGCGGAGTTGAATTACCATTTAAGTACGCTGTACAAGATGGTGAGCAAGTGATTTGGGTTGAAGGTGCGAAGGTGCCGTTTGCCGTTGAAGCGGAGAAATTGACACGCGAACAATTGGAGATGGTACAAGAGCTCACAAGCAAATTTTACACACTCGCTGAAACAACGTCTGACTTTGTAGTTAAGCACGCTCCAATGCCGAAAGTTGCGACAGCGACTGCCGTTTCGGAGAAAGTGGCTGGCGAAACGATTTCACTGAACAAAGTACATATTGAGCTTGCTGGTGACGAGTTGATTGGCTGGACGAAAGGGTTGCTAACATCATTATTGAAAGATGATGAAGGACTCAAAGCCTGGCTCGTGGAAGTCGGAAAGATCGTAGCACCTACCATCAAATCCATTGAGGATTTTGCTGGAGAAGAGCTTAATGCATCTGATCCCGAATCAAAATGGTTGAAAGATGAACAACTATTCGCGGCCAAGGTTCATAAAGAGATTAAAGACAATCGTGATGAGTTTTTGAAGGAAATGGAAAAAGGCTTGGATGAAATGTTAAAAGATACGCCAGAGGCAAAAGCGATTTTCGGACCGAATACGAAACTGATTTTGGACTACTACGTGGATAGTCAGTTCAAGGTTCGTAAGATGGAGACGAAGCTGCATGTGCAATTGCCTATATCGGAAGAAATTCCGGTAGATTCGTTTACGATTCAACTTGCTCAAGAGTATAAGAACGTAACCGGTCCAGTTAACATAGACAAGATCGATACCAAGAATGCGATTCGCATTAGCCCGGGGGATACACCATCACCAGGTACGATTCTGCGCAACTTTGATTCGAAATCGGCTGTATACCATTTGCTTAATAAAATGGACATCACCTCTAAATCGGTCTGGCTCCCATTAGCTGCTGGACAGTATGATGAGTGGTTTGCTAACGAACCGGCGCCGTTTGTTGAAAAAGGTGTCTCCTATGTTCCACTCCGCAAGTTGAGCGAAGAGCTTGACGCTGACTTTAAGTGGAACGCCGCAAACAAGCAAGCTGTTCTTATTGATGATATTACGCAAACGCGGATTGAGCTAAAAGTAGGCAGCAAGCAAGCACAAGTAGGAACATTAACAAAAACGTTATCGAAAGCTCCTTTTGTAAAAGAAGGAACGCTATACGTGCCGTTGCGTGAAGTAGCCGAGCTGCTTGGCGCGAAAGCAAAAGTACAAGAAGGTTACGTTGTAATCGAACGTCCGTAA
- the galE gene encoding UDP-glucose 4-epimerase GalE, with the protein MAVLVTGGAGYIGSHTVAGLLERGEDVVIVDSLETGHAGAVRGGTFYKGDIRDRSWLEGVFREQRIDTVIHFAAYSLVGESMANPAKYYDNNVQGTLVLLETMQRNGVKRIVFSSTAAVYGEPERTPIRESDRLDPTSVYGETKLTIERMMRWFQTSHGMEYVSLRYFNAAGAHVSGQIGEDHRPETHLIPIVLQAALGQRSEVAIFGDDYATPDGTCIRDYIHVSDLCNAHLLAIDYLRNGGSSDVFNLCNGQGFSVLEVIRTVEQVTGRAIPTAIHERRAGDPAVLIASADKARAVLGWVPQHRSLATIIASAWQWHQSQPHGYGSE; encoded by the coding sequence ATGGCGGTATTAGTGACAGGCGGGGCAGGCTATATCGGATCGCATACTGTAGCGGGCTTGCTCGAACGCGGTGAAGATGTAGTCATTGTTGACTCGTTAGAAACAGGACATGCTGGTGCAGTACGGGGAGGCACCTTTTATAAAGGGGATATTCGCGACCGTTCGTGGCTGGAAGGGGTGTTTCGTGAGCAGCGTATCGACACGGTCATCCACTTTGCAGCTTATTCGCTTGTTGGTGAAAGTATGGCGAATCCAGCGAAATATTATGACAACAATGTGCAAGGGACACTCGTTCTGCTTGAGACGATGCAGCGCAATGGCGTAAAGCGAATCGTATTTTCCTCGACAGCGGCCGTGTATGGTGAGCCAGAACGTACACCTATTCGCGAATCAGACCGATTAGATCCGACAAGTGTGTATGGGGAGACGAAGCTGACGATTGAACGGATGATGCGCTGGTTCCAGACTTCACATGGAATGGAGTACGTTTCGCTTCGTTATTTTAACGCTGCGGGTGCCCATGTAAGTGGACAGATTGGTGAAGATCATCGTCCAGAAACGCATCTGATTCCGATTGTGTTGCAGGCTGCGCTAGGCCAGCGCAGTGAGGTGGCGATTTTTGGCGACGACTACGCTACGCCAGATGGAACGTGTATCCGTGACTATATCCATGTCAGTGATTTGTGTAATGCGCATTTACTCGCGATTGATTACTTGCGGAACGGGGGCAGCAGCGACGTCTTTAATTTATGTAACGGGCAAGGATTCTCGGTCTTAGAAGTGATCCGGACCGTTGAACAAGTGACGGGAAGAGCGATTCCGACCGCTATTCACGAGCGGCGGGCGGGCGATCCGGCAGTGCTTATCGCTTCAGCGGACAAAGCGCGCGCCGTACTTGGCTGGGTACCACAGCATCGCTCGCTCGCTACTATTATCGCAAGTGCGTGGCAGTGGCATCAATCTCAGCCTCATGGATATGGATCGGAGTAA
- a CDS encoding NAD-dependent malic enzyme, producing the protein MAKSLGSSTNIIIRLEIDKNRCSFAQVAAAIGESGGDIVAIDVIRGTATTTVRDITVNVYDGSVSDRIVQRLRLLDGVSVVNVSDQTFLMHLGGKIEMQPKVPIRNRDDLSRVYTPGVARVCMAIHEDPNRAYTLTIKRDTVAVVSDGSAVLGLGNIGPLAAMPVMEGKAMLFKQMAGVDAFPICLDTQDTDEIVRAIQLLAPTFGGINLEDISAPRCFEIERRLTELLDIPVFHDDQHGTAVVILAGLLNALRIVGKRLEDCKIVLCGIGAAGIACTEMLLSAGATNVIGVDRQGALVRTNAYENEAWNKYASMTNPNLEAGTLSDVIRDADIFIGVSGPGVLKRADVQLMATDPIVFAMANPTPEIDPEEIEDIARIIATGRSDYPNQINNVLCFPGLFRGVLDCRASRVTERMKLAAAKAISEVVPMDELSEMYIIPSVFNTQVVPKVRDAVVDAAYLDGVARRRDYRDKSKG; encoded by the coding sequence GTGGCAAAATCGTTAGGCTCAAGTACAAACATAATTATTCGGTTAGAAATCGATAAAAATCGGTGTAGCTTTGCTCAAGTAGCTGCCGCCATCGGCGAAAGCGGCGGCGATATTGTAGCTATCGACGTGATCCGCGGAACGGCGACAACGACGGTGCGTGATATTACTGTAAATGTATACGACGGTAGTGTGAGTGATCGAATTGTCCAACGATTGCGCTTACTGGATGGTGTAAGCGTTGTCAACGTTTCCGATCAAACCTTTCTTATGCACTTGGGTGGCAAAATCGAAATGCAACCTAAAGTACCTATCCGTAACCGTGATGACTTATCTCGTGTGTATACGCCGGGTGTGGCGCGTGTGTGCATGGCGATCCATGAAGACCCGAATCGGGCCTACACGTTGACGATTAAACGCGATACGGTCGCTGTCGTATCGGATGGGTCGGCGGTGTTAGGACTTGGCAATATCGGTCCTTTAGCGGCTATGCCAGTTATGGAAGGAAAAGCAATGCTGTTTAAGCAAATGGCGGGTGTAGATGCTTTTCCGATCTGCTTGGATACACAAGATACGGATGAGATTGTTCGCGCGATTCAATTGTTAGCTCCCACGTTTGGTGGCATCAATTTGGAAGATATTTCAGCGCCGCGTTGCTTTGAAATCGAGCGACGCCTCACGGAGTTGCTTGATATACCTGTATTTCATGATGATCAGCACGGAACAGCAGTCGTCATATTGGCAGGCTTGCTGAACGCATTGCGTATTGTGGGCAAACGATTGGAAGATTGCAAAATTGTACTTTGCGGTATCGGAGCGGCAGGAATTGCTTGTACTGAAATGCTGCTGTCTGCTGGTGCTACAAATGTTATCGGTGTTGATCGTCAGGGTGCGCTAGTACGTACAAATGCGTATGAAAATGAAGCTTGGAACAAGTATGCAAGCATGACGAACCCGAACTTAGAAGCGGGGACGCTGTCCGATGTTATTCGTGATGCAGACATCTTTATTGGCGTATCGGGTCCAGGTGTACTGAAGCGTGCTGATGTGCAGTTGATGGCTACTGATCCGATCGTATTTGCGATGGCAAATCCGACACCAGAAATAGATCCTGAAGAAATTGAGGACATTGCACGCATCATTGCAACGGGGCGTTCCGATTACCCGAACCAGATTAATAACGTGCTTTGTTTCCCTGGTCTGTTCCGTGGCGTGCTTGACTGCCGTGCATCGCGCGTGACAGAGCGCATGAAGTTGGCTGCTGCTAAAGCGATCTCGGAAGTTGTGCCGATGGATGAATTAAGCGAGATGTACATTATTCCGAGTGTATTTAATACGCAAGTGGTGCCAAAAGTTCGCGACGCGGTCGTGGACGCTGCGTATTTAGACGGGGTTGCACGCCGTCGTGATTATCGCGATAAATCGAAGGGATAG